One Phaseolus vulgaris cultivar G19833 chromosome 4, P. vulgaris v2.0, whole genome shotgun sequence DNA window includes the following coding sequences:
- the LOC137837035 gene encoding calcium/calmodulin-regulated receptor-like kinase 2 has translation MVRQTDLVIIGVSVGLALGILISCLIFFGIRWYKKRAAHLRLSANESSITTLPIRTNGLGTSTDFSASLDSSIATSRSENLKKNSHFTWWNHQNRDRFTSASGILKYSYREIQKATQNFTTTLGQGSFGTVYKATMPTGEVVAVKVLAPNSKQGEKEFQTEVFLLGRLHHRNLVNLVGYCVDKGQRILVYQYMSHGSLANLLYGEEKVLSWDERLQIVLDISHGIEYLHEGAIPPVIHRDLKSANILLDHSKRAKVADFGLSKEEIFDGRNSGLKGTYGYMDPEYISTSKLTTKSDIYSFGIIVFELITAIHPHQNLMEYVNLAAMDHDGIDEILDKKIVGKCNLEEVRQLAKIGHKCLHKSPKKRPSIGEVSQLISRIKQRRQRRLTEDNLSFASNNFSRAVSRLEDRQVELSRMSTISLTETV, from the exons ATGGTTCGCCAAACTGATTTAGTTATCATTGGTGTTTCTGTTGGTTTGGCACTTGGAATTCTGATATCTTGCCTCATATTTTTCGGCATAAGATGGTACAAGAAACGTGCTGCTCATCTTAGATTATCTGCAAATGAGTCTAGTATAACAACTCTTCCAATACGAACAAATGGATTGGGAACAAGTACCGACTTCAGTGCATCACTTGATAGTTCCATAGCCACATCGAGGTCAGAAAATCTCAAGAAAAATTCCCATTTCACTTGGTGGAATCATCAAAACAGAGATCGGTTTACTTCTGCATCAGGCATTCTGAAGTATTCATACAG AGAAATTCAAAAGGCCACACAAAACTTCACGACAACCTTGGGACAAGGATCATTTGGGACAGTTTATAAAGCAACAATGCCTACTGGGGAGGTTGTAGCAGTGAAGGTCCTTGCACCTAATTCCAAACAAGGGGAGAAAGAATTCCAAACAGAG GTATTTCTGCTAGGAAGACTGCATCACCGGAATCTTGTGAATTTGGTTGGATATTGTGTAGATAAAGGGCAACGCATACTGGTTTATCAGTATATGAGTCATGGAAGTTTAGCAAATCTTTTATATG GTGAAGAAAAAGTATTGAGTTGGGATGAAAGGCTGCAAATTGTTCTTGATATTTCACATGGAATAGAATACCTTCATGAAGGA GCAATCCCACCTGTCATACATCGCGATTTAAAGTCTGCCAACATATTGCTAGATCACTCAAAGAGAGCTAag GTTGCTGATTTTGGACTCTCAAAAGAAGAGATCTTTGATGGCCGGAATTCTGGTCTCAAAGGTACATACGGCTACATGGATCCTGAATACATTTCCACAAGCAAGTTAACAACGAAGAGTGACATATACAGTTTTGGTATCATAGTTTTTGAGCTCATCACTGCCATCCACCCTCATCAAAATTTGATGGAGTATGTTAACCTT GCTGCAATGGATCATGATGGTATAGATGAGATTCTTGACAAGAAAATAGTGGGAAAATGCAATCTTGAAGAAGTGAGGCAGCTTGCAAAGATTGGACACAAATGCTTGCACAAATCACCTAAGAAACGTCCCTCCATAGGTGAGGTTTCTCAGCTCATATCAAGAATAAAGCAAAGGCGTCAGAGACGTCTGACAGAAGATAACTTGTCATTTGCAAGCAACAACTTTTCTCGAGCTGTGAGTCGATTAGAAGATCGACAGGTTGAACTTAGCAGGATGTCAACCATTAGCCTAACAGAAACTGTATGA